AAATGAATTGTAAAGTGTGAAAATACTGTCACGAATATTCCAAAACGCGTGACAGTTTGTTTTTTATAAGAACATTGTATCAAGTTATGACGCTGCTATTATGTAGAATGCGGCATAATGGTATACTATGTATTTATATTGTATATAATACGACTGCAAAAAAAATGTGCCGAATTCAATATGGTGATTTATTCACTGTTTTTTTTCTGAATACTTGAATTATACAGCTATCAACCGATGTTGATACAGAATGTCTATGCCGAAAGAGTCTCTGATGCAATGTCTTTTCAAAAAAAGATACGGTGTTGAGACTCGATCAATTCAGAACGGTGGAGCGGAAGGGATGGCTGATTTTAGGGGCGATTGGCCAGTCGTGGACGGAGAAAATCGCCCAGCTCTCGATCAGTCCCCATGGTATGATCGTTCAGCCATCCATTGAGAAAATCGAGCAGTTCAAAGGTCACTGTGGCACTTCCCGAGTTGAATTGCATTTGGAGTTGCAGTGCCTGTCCTGTCAGATCGTCATGTTCTTTTTTGTGATCCGTATATTGAGGGTATTGGTATTCCTGCATATATTTTTCTTCGGTATCGAAATGCTCGACCGTATACACGATGAGGTCGTCGAAAATCGCGACAATTGCGCTGTGTTCCTGCCCTTCGATCGTGGCGGTGTGCATGGTGTTGAGTAAGGTGAACAGGTTGCGATGCTGTTCGTCTATTTCGGCGATACCGATTCTGTTTTCCTCGGTGAATTCGATAAAAGACATTGGGCGTTTCCTTTTGTGAAAAAGGTTAGAGTGTACTGATGCCGGACCACCCTTCGCCGGGTGGAATGCGCATCATGGTTTTGCATCGTTTGAAGAAAATGGAACTGATGGAGTCTTCAGGGCACAGGTGCAGGCAGTGTTCGAACCGTTCGGCAGCCTCTTCGAACTGTCCCTGTCTGTAGGCGGCCAATCCCTCGGCAAAGGGGGTGAGCAGCGACCATTTTTGGGCGGCCAATGGTGCGGGGTCGGCGTCAAAGACTTCATACAACCGCACGGGAATCTGTTTGCCCTTGACCCGAACCGTGTCGAATTCGCGGATGGCAAAGTCCTGCGGGTTCGGAAGTTTCGTGTAGACACTGTCCGAGATGACGATACGGACCCCAAAGGTCTTGGTCGATGATTCTATTCTGGCGGCCAGATTGACCACGTCGCCGATGACCGTGGCCTGAAGGCGTTCGTTGGTCCCGAGTGCGCCGAGTGTGACTTCACCGGTGTGCAGGCCGATGCCGGATGCCACGGGTTTTTCGGCGCGCGCAGCCCTGTCGATATTGAATTGCGTGATGTTGCGTTGCATGGCGATGGCGGCCCTGGTGGCCCCTTCGGCGTTGCCGTCCTTGAACAGCGCGAGTAATGCGTCGCCGTGGAAACTGTCCACAAAACCATCGTTGTGTTCGATCGGTTCATTCACGGTCTGGAAATAGGCGTTCAGAAACTGGATGACTTCCAGATGGGTCATGTTTTCAGCGAGTTTCGTGTAGGAGCGGATGTCACTGAACAGCACACACATTTCATGATCAGCATGGCTTTCCAGCGCAAGGTCGCGGTATCGGCCCTTGCCCAGCAAGGCCAGGAATTCCTTGGGAACAAATCGGGTGTAGGATTTTTGTTGTGCGATGATGTCAAGTTGTGCCTGTTTGTTGGTCAGGCGGAACATGCAGATGCAGAAAATGCCTCCCATCATCAGGAGGGAAAGCGGAATCAGGATCATGAGCAGTTTTTTTTGATACGCCCGGTGCGGCCCGGTGAGTTTGTCCGCAGGGTCATGGACCATGAATATCCATTTCCCGGCATCACTGGTGATTTGTATTCCGGCCAGTTCCGAAATGAATTCACCGGGGTCGATGGTGGCAAAGGTGAACAGCCCGTTTTCCGTCCGGAGTTGTCCATCATCCATGTGTGTGACCTGTGTCCATTCGTCCGGGAATCGGGATTGGAAGGTCAGACC
This genomic interval from Pseudodesulfovibrio sp. JC047 contains the following:
- a CDS encoding bacteriohemerythrin → MSFIEFTEENRIGIAEIDEQHRNLFTLLNTMHTATIEGQEHSAIVAIFDDLIVYTVEHFDTEEKYMQEYQYPQYTDHKKEHDDLTGQALQLQMQFNSGSATVTFELLDFLNGWLNDHTMGTDRELGDFLRPRLANRP
- a CDS encoding adenylate/guanylate cyclase domain-containing protein gives rise to the protein MSRTILKSTIYQCLAALLLVSLMVGAGAYALCRANRIHTESRTAKEASNTIHSLRQLLKFEFEDIVADVRLLSKMQESQQVFTSQLTAPLARNLLFFSLDKKTYDNIRYLDKDGMELFRIDYQEGNPSIADKQTLQDRSEAYYHKGSRKLKVGEVYISALDLETKIASCKQCPKPIMRIAAPLFDADGTRHGVVMLNYFGNHLCRIMELGAEEASGKPILLNDKGYWLRSNDENEEWGFMREDGHGLTFQSRFPDEWTQVTHMDDGQLRTENGLFTFATIDPGEFISELAGIQITSDAGKWIFMVHDPADKLTGPHRAYQKKLLMILIPLSLLMMGGIFCICMFRLTNKQAQLDIIAQQKSYTRFVPKEFLALLGKGRYRDLALESHADHEMCVLFSDIRSYTKLAENMTHLEVIQFLNAYFQTVNEPIEHNDGFVDSFHGDALLALFKDGNAEGATRAAIAMQRNITQFNIDRAARAEKPVASGIGLHTGEVTLGALGTNERLQATVIGDVVNLAARIESSTKTFGVRIVISDSVYTKLPNPQDFAIREFDTVRVKGKQIPVRLYEVFDADPAPLAAQKWSLLTPFAEGLAAYRQGQFEEAAERFEHCLHLCPEDSISSIFFKRCKTMMRIPPGEGWSGISTL